The genomic window TTCAGCAAGGCCTGGAGTTGTTGGGTTATGGGGCGTTCGGTCGGGAGGGTATAACTTTCAATTTTGGAAACAGGGACAACTCGCGCCGCAGTGCCGGTCAAAAAGACTTCATCGGCAATTAACACCTCTGTTCGATCCACCCCCCGCTCAATCACGCTAATGCCCAAATCTCGGGCCAACTGGATCACCGTATTACGGGTAATGCCTTCGAGAATGTCTTGATCAACACTAGGGGTAATCAGCGCCCCATTGCGGACAATAAACAAATTCATCCCCGATGCTTCACAGATTTTGCCTTGATCATTCAATAAAATCGCTTCGTCAAACCCCGATTCCACCGCTTCCGTTTTCGCCAAGGCCGAGACAATATAGGAGGCAGTTAACTTACCCCGTAATGGAAAACTCCGATCACTCTGCCGCTCCCAGGAACTAATCCGACAACTTACCCCATCCGGCGACAAGTAATCCCCCAATTCCAGGCCATAGATGAGAAAATCTTTTTCAACTTGATGTAAGCGGGGGGCAATCCCTAACCCAGAGGTATACACCAATGGGCGAATATAAAACGGGGCCTGGGGTTTGTTTTGCTGAACCCATTCAATCAAGAGATGTTTAATCTGACTCGCCGGTAAATCATAGGCCAGATAACGGGCAGAATTGCTGAGGCGGCGGGCATGATCCTCTAAGCGAAACAAAAATACTTCCTGGGAGTTATTTGGATTGGGGATACCCCGTAAACCACCGAGAGCGGCTGTTCCGTAATGGAGGGCATGGGTGGCCACAGAAAGTTTGGCATCCGTAAAAGGAATAAATTCACCCTGGAGGTAAGCAATGGGAAGAAAGGGGGTGTCGCTACTGGCCATAGGAAGACGCTTCGGAAAGGTGCAGATGATGGGGGTATTTTTTCCACTTTAGACGGTTTCGGTGATTTGGTCAGAGTCCCAGGCCTGGGTCTAGTCCAAAACGGTCAGAGTCGGGGTATGTTGGGCCACGACAGACAAAATTAGGGCAGTTCCCCAGTTATTTTGGAGCGTTGTAGAGACTTAGAAGCTAATGATCAACAATCTTTCTGGCCCCATTGGCCGTCACGTTCTCTATCCCTTGCTGGCCAGTGGCTTGGGTTTGGTGATTGCCCTGATCTTAGGGTTGGGGAAGTTTGACGGCAATGTGACTGGTTTTTTTCGGATTGGGGATGTGATACCGGTTTCCCCCTATTTATCGGCGCAATCAGTCTTTATTCACCAAGGCAAAACAGGCCATGACGGTCAACAGTTCCTTACCATTGCCTTAGACCCAGGCCTGGGGAATCCCCAAACCCTGAAGTCCTTGGATGTACCGGCCTATCGCTATCGGCGGATTTTTTATCCATTTTTAGGCTGGCTTTTGGGCCTGGGGCAATCGGGCTGGATTCCCTATACCTTAGTGCTGGTGAACATCCTTTGCTTTGGGGTCAGCGTTTGGGGCCTGGGGAAATTATTACCGCAGCAACCCTCCTCCTTACCACTGCTGTTTTTAACCATTCCTGGCCTGTGGATTAGCTT from Pseudocalidococcus azoricus BACA0444 includes these protein-coding regions:
- a CDS encoding branched-chain amino acid transaminase; amino-acid sequence: MASSDTPFLPIAYLQGEFIPFTDAKLSVATHALHYGTAALGGLRGIPNPNNSQEVFLFRLEDHARRLSNSARYLAYDLPASQIKHLLIEWVQQNKPQAPFYIRPLVYTSGLGIAPRLHQVEKDFLIYGLELGDYLSPDGVSCRISSWERQSDRSFPLRGKLTASYIVSALAKTEAVESGFDEAILLNDQGKICEASGMNLFIVRNGALITPSVDQDILEGITRNTVIQLARDLGISVIERGVDRTEVLIADEVFLTGTAARVVPVSKIESYTLPTERPITQQLQALLKSITLGQEPNYRQWVDAISIN